ATCAGGCTTTCGCCCATTGTCCAATATTCCCCACTGCTGCCTCCCGTAGGAGTCTGGGCCGTGTCTCAGTCCCAGTGTGGCTGGTCATTCTCTCAAACCAGCTACCGATCGTAGTCTTGGTAGGCCATTACCCTACCAACAAACTAATCGGACATGGGCTCATCCAATAGCGGCCGAAGCCTTTCCCCCGTAGGGCGTATGCGGTATTAGCCCGAGTTTCCCCGGGTTTTCCCCCACTACTGGGCAGATTCCCATGCATTACTCACCCGTCCGCCACTCGTCGCCTGGAAGCAAGCTTCCATCGTTACCGTTCGACTTGCATGTGTTAAGCATACCGCCAGCGTTCAATCTGAGCCAGGATCAAACTCTTCAGTTTAAAGTACCAGTTGCTTATGGCAACAAATCTTTAATAATGAAAAGATGAGCCTATCGAAATTAAAAATTTCGTAGGTCACTTATCATCAGTATTTTTGCGACTGCAAAACTTACCAATGCAAGCACCCACACGTATTGCTTGATCTAGAATTTTTAAAGAGCCTGGCGTCTGTTGTTACTGCTTGTCAGCCAGAAGAGGAGCGAATTATACGCACTTTCGGGATGGGGTCAATACTAATTTCCGAGTTTTTTAAGAATCTATGACTATTAAGATTAAGCCATTGATTTTTATTAAAATAAAAGCAATTTAACTGGTGTAAATTCAACACGTAAATAAAACTTATGCTTCGTATAACACAAAGATGAAATATTTCAGCCATCAGCCAGCGACTTACTACACATCAAGACGCCTTAAGCTCACCTTGGCAAATTTGCGTTTGCCGACTTGATAGACATGATTGCTGTCTAACGCTACTTCATGCTTGGGGTCTGCAACACGCTCGCCGTCAATTTTCACGGCGTTCTGCTTAATCATACGCATCGCTTCTGAGGTGCTTGCGGTTAGCCCTGCTGCCTTTAATAAGGTGGCGATCGGCATAGCGGTATCACTAGACAAAACCAATACCGGTATATCATCCGGTATTGCGCCCTGCTTGAAGCGTGTCTCAAAATCAGCCAAAGCTGACTCGGCTGCCGCCTGATTGTGAAAACGTGCGACCATTTCTTGCGCAAGCGATACCTTTATGTTGCGCGGATTGGCTTCGCCTGACTCAGCCTTACGCTTTAGCTTTGCCACTTCACCGCTCGGCATATCGGACAACAGATCAAAATAATCCCACATCAGCTCATCGGATACTGACATGAGCTTGCCAAACATTTCGTTGGGTGGCTCATTAATAGCAATGTGGTTGCCTAATGACTTGGACATCTTTTGCACGCCATCCAAACCGACCAGCAAGGGCATGGTAATCACCACCTGTGGTGACTGACCAACTTGTTTTTGCAACTCACGTCCGACCAGCAAATTGAATTTTTGATCGGTGCCACCCAACTCAACATCAGCTTCTAGCTCGACCGAATCTTGCCCTTGCACCAAGGGGTAGATGAATTCATGAATGGCGATAGCCTGACCACTCTGGTAGCGCTTACTGAAATCGTCACGCTCGAGCATACGCGCAACGGTTTGACGCGAGGCCAACATAATCATATCGGCTGCGCTTTTTTTGTCCATCCACTCAGAGTTAAAGCGCACCTGTGTTTTATCTCGATCCAATACTTTAAACACTTGGTCGGTATAACTCTTGGCATTTTCAATCACTTGCTCTCGCGTAAGGGGTTTACGCATGATACTTTTGCCTGTGGGATCGCCAATCATGCCGGTGAAATCACCAATGAGAAAGGTCACTTCATGACCCAGATTCTGAAACTGCCGTAGTTTTCGTAATAGAACGGTATGGCCAAGGTGTAAATCTGGCGCAGTGGGGTCAAACCCCGCCTTAATACGCAAAGGTCGACCGAGCTTGAGTTTGTCAACAAGCTCACCACGTACCAATACTTCTGCAACTCCACGCTCTATTAGTTGTAGCGCATTATTCAAAGACATCAGGGGCACCACTAAATTAAAGGTCAAAAAGGGTTTATGTGTGTATTTTTAAGCCAATGGCGCAAAATGTGCATTTTTTCACACTTTATTTATGCCAAAATGCCAAAAATAGGCTCAATAGCATTGACGCGTTAAGGGCATAACGCTATTTTAACGCACGCGAGACACTTACTGTTGGGGGACAGGACAATTTCCGAAAATAAATCACACCTTAAATGGAGCGGCAGTGCTGCCGCTAACCCAGATATGCTAAAACATCTTCCTCATTGGTTATTATTTACCGTCGGTGTCTGCGCGCTCGGCTTGGCTCTGGTACTCTCACCTAATGAAGCGGTAAGCCGCAGTGATAACACTCGAGACTTTGCAACATCGCTCAACATTCCCGGCCAAAGCACCGACACTAAACTGATCTCGCTGACGTTCCCTGTCAAGCCAAAAGCTGCGCCAACAGCAAATACGCTGGTCGCAAGCCGTACCAACGAAACTGATACAAATGTCGCCGCACCAAGTGATCTTACAGAAAAATCCCAGATTACAACCACCATTGATACCGAAGCGGGTTTGGCTGACGATACAGCAGCGATAATAGTCGCTAGCATTAATCCTAATACCGCACTGGTTGAAACCGAGATTGCTGACATCGCCAGCGACACTGCGCCTAACGGCACCACACTTTCTGACACAATCGAAAATACAGATAGTGACATTAGCACCTTAATTCAACCTGGCACTACACAAGATTCCAGCCTCAAGCCTATCAAAGTCAAAAATGGCGATAACCTGGCCTTAATTCTTGACCGTATGGGCGTTAGTCCGCGCCAGGTCTACGACCTCGTTTCTGTTGGCGAAAAAACCTATCCACTAACGCGCTTGCATCCTGGCGACGTCATCAACATCAATGTCGATGCAAACGGTGAGTTAAAACACCTTAAGTATGAACTCGACCACGAGCGAACACTGGATGTTCGCAAACAACTTGGCGCGTTTGATGCGCTGATCATTTATCACGATTTAGAGCGCCACGTAAAATCGAGCACGGGCACTATTCAATCTTCGTTGTTTCTTGCAGCCAAGAGAGCCGGCTTATCGACTAACCTCACCATGGAACTAGCCAGCATTTTCGGCTGGGATATTGATTTTGCGCTCGATATTCGTACCGGAGATCGCTTCACCGTACTGTATGAAGAAGTCTTTCGTGAAGGTAAAAAAATTCGTGATGGCAACATCATCGCTGCCGAGTTTATCAACCGAGGCAAAATCCATCGTGCCTTTCGCTACACTGATAGTGAAAATCATACTGCCTATTACACGCCAGAAGGCAGATCGCTACGTTCTACCTTTTTGCGTACGCCAATCGAATTTGCCCGTGTTAGCTCCAAGTTCAACCTGAAACGTAGGCACCCTGTATTAAATCGTATACGCGCGCATAAAGGTGTCGACTATGCGGCGCCGACTGGCACCGCGATTCGCGCCACTGCTGATGGCAAAGTTACCTTCCGCGGCACTAAAGGTGGTTATGGCAGAACTGTCGTATTGCAACACGGCAGCAAATATACAACCTTGTATGCGCATTTATCCAACTATAAACGCGGCGTCACCTCAGGCAAAACAGTTAAACAAGGTGCTATTATTGGTTATGTTGGTAAAACGGGTTTAGCTACTGGCCCTCATTTGCATTATGAGTTCCGCGTCAACGGCGTACATCGCAACCCATTGACGGTTAAACTACCTGGCGCAGCACCAATAAAAAAATCCTATCTGGCTGATTTCCAACAGTCAGCTCAATCTTTAGTCGCTCAGCTTGACGAGCTAAGTGAAACTGCTGTCGCCAGCGTCGACAATTAACACCAAGAAACCACGCACAACATCTGTTGCTAGCGCCCACGAAGCTCATGGCAAGTTCTTATTATATTGGTCTAATGTCTGGCACCAGCGTCGACGGTATCGATGCAGCACTAATTAATATCGATCACGGTAAGTCAAAGCTAAACTGCATTGCTACCTATTCAACACCTTTTGCAGCACCAATAAGAGACAAAATCTTGGCTGCATGTACTAGCAGGCCAAGCCACGCTAATCAAGTATTCGAGCTAGACCAACAACTGGCACAATGCTACGCAGATGCCGTACTGCAACTACTGCAAGGTACCAAACAAACGTATGCTGATATTGCTGCCATTGGCAATCATGGCCAAACTATCAATCATGCGCCTGGCGCAACACCACCTTTTAGCCTTCAAGTTGGCAATGCTCATAGGCTAGCCGACCTTACCAAGATTCCAGTTGTCAGCGATTTTCGTAGCGCCGACCTTGCCGCTGGCGGCCAAGGTGCACCTCTGACTCCGGCATTTCATGATTACATTTTTCATAACCGAGAAGAAAACCGTGTTGTCGCCAACCTTGGCGGCATTGCCAATATCTCTATTCTGCCAAAAGAGAGTA
This portion of the Gammaproteobacteria bacterium genome encodes:
- a CDS encoding peptidoglycan DD-metalloendopeptidase family protein, encoding MLKHLPHWLLFTVGVCALGLALVLSPNEAVSRSDNTRDFATSLNIPGQSTDTKLISLTFPVKPKAAPTANTLVASRTNETDTNVAAPSDLTEKSQITTTIDTEAGLADDTAAIIVASINPNTALVETEIADIASDTAPNGTTLSDTIENTDSDISTLIQPGTTQDSSLKPIKVKNGDNLALILDRMGVSPRQVYDLVSVGEKTYPLTRLHPGDVININVDANGELKHLKYELDHERTLDVRKQLGAFDALIIYHDLERHVKSSTGTIQSSLFLAAKRAGLSTNLTMELASIFGWDIDFALDIRTGDRFTVLYEEVFREGKKIRDGNIIAAEFINRGKIHRAFRYTDSENHTAYYTPEGRSLRSTFLRTPIEFARVSSKFNLKRRHPVLNRIRAHKGVDYAAPTGTAIRATADGKVTFRGTKGGYGRTVVLQHGSKYTTLYAHLSNYKRGVTSGKTVKQGAIIGYVGKTGLATGPHLHYEFRVNGVHRNPLTVKLPGAAPIKKSYLADFQQSAQSLVAQLDELSETAVASVDN
- a CDS encoding tyrosine--tRNA ligase, whose product is MSLNNALQLIERGVAEVLVRGELVDKLKLGRPLRIKAGFDPTAPDLHLGHTVLLRKLRQFQNLGHEVTFLIGDFTGMIGDPTGKSIMRKPLTREQVIENAKSYTDQVFKVLDRDKTQVRFNSEWMDKKSAADMIMLASRQTVARMLERDDFSKRYQSGQAIAIHEFIYPLVQGQDSVELEADVELGGTDQKFNLLVGRELQKQVGQSPQVVITMPLLVGLDGVQKMSKSLGNHIAINEPPNEMFGKLMSVSDELMWDYFDLLSDMPSGEVAKLKRKAESGEANPRNIKVSLAQEMVARFHNQAAAESALADFETRFKQGAIPDDIPVLVLSSDTAMPIATLLKAAGLTASTSEAMRMIKQNAVKIDGERVADPKHEVALDSNHVYQVGKRKFAKVSLRRLDV